One Nostoc sp. UHCC 0302 DNA window includes the following coding sequences:
- the glyS gene encoding glycine--tRNA ligase subunit beta codes for MSLKSIEKLGNLAFLLEVGTEELPASFLSEALAQWQKRIPQSLEVNSLISESVEVYGTPRRLAVLIKGLPSQQPDREEEIKGPPAQAAFKDGKPTPAAVGFAKRQGVEVDALEVRPTDKGEFVFVKKRILGRPVAEILTELIPQWIWGLEGKRLMRWGNGDAKFSRPIRWLVALLDETVLPIELVNGSERVQSDRISQGHRVLHPEPVSITHATDYVTTLSQASVTVDANQRANIIKEQVQSTVQKLNGYSEIYPNLLEEVTNLVEYPSSVVGRFEPEFLNLPTEVITTVMVSHQRYFPVFKTANSKELLPYFITISNGDITKSDIIAVGNERVIRARLADGRFFYEADLAKPIDSFLPQLEKVTFQEDLGSLRAKVDRIGKIAAQITTQLQLEENQRQKIQRAALLCKADLVSQMVYEFPELQGIMGQKYALANGENTEVATAIFEHYLPRGADDILPETLTGQVVGLADRLDTLVSIFGLGLIPTGSSDPFALRRAANAVINITWSANLPINIENLLEQIATDFAADHNKNQAELIAALQEFFLQRIRTLLQEEKQIDYDLVNAVLGENDPEYTERALKDLLDVRDRALYLQQIRNDSTLDNIYETVNRSTRLAAQGDLDTKQLEPADVVRQELFQKASEGALYHALVDLVPQTQASLETRNYQLLVAALAKIAPTVSNFFDGADSVLVMDSDPDIKHNRLNLLGLVRNHARILADFGAIVKNL; via the coding sequence ATGAGTTTGAAAAGTATTGAAAAATTAGGGAATTTAGCGTTTTTATTAGAAGTTGGTACGGAAGAACTACCTGCAAGCTTTCTCAGTGAAGCCTTGGCACAGTGGCAAAAGCGTATTCCCCAAAGTCTGGAAGTAAATAGCCTCATAAGTGAAAGTGTAGAAGTCTACGGTACTCCTCGGCGTTTAGCGGTACTGATTAAAGGTTTACCATCCCAGCAACCAGATCGGGAAGAGGAAATTAAAGGCCCACCCGCACAAGCAGCCTTTAAAGATGGCAAACCAACACCCGCAGCAGTAGGCTTTGCCAAAAGACAGGGAGTAGAAGTTGATGCTTTGGAAGTTCGTCCTACAGACAAGGGAGAATTTGTCTTTGTAAAAAAAAGAATTCTCGGCCGTCCTGTGGCAGAAATTTTGACAGAACTGATTCCTCAATGGATTTGGGGTTTAGAAGGTAAGCGGTTGATGCGGTGGGGAAATGGGGATGCCAAGTTTTCTCGCCCAATTCGCTGGTTGGTAGCTTTGTTAGATGAGACAGTCTTGCCGATAGAATTAGTAAATGGTTCTGAAAGAGTTCAGAGCGATCGCATCTCTCAAGGTCATCGTGTCTTACATCCAGAACCCGTGTCAATTACGCACGCGACTGATTATGTTACAACTTTAAGTCAAGCTTCTGTGACAGTTGACGCTAATCAACGAGCTAATATTATTAAAGAGCAAGTTCAATCAACTGTACAAAAGTTAAATGGGTATTCAGAAATCTATCCCAATCTATTAGAAGAAGTTACTAACTTGGTGGAATATCCTTCATCAGTTGTCGGTAGGTTTGAACCAGAGTTTTTGAATTTACCAACTGAGGTAATTACCACAGTTATGGTAAGCCATCAGCGTTATTTTCCGGTGTTTAAAACAGCAAATAGCAAAGAATTACTTCCCTATTTTATCACTATTTCTAACGGTGACATAACAAAATCAGATATTATTGCTGTTGGTAATGAAAGAGTGATTCGCGCTCGTTTAGCTGATGGTAGATTTTTCTATGAAGCTGATTTAGCTAAGCCAATAGATAGCTTTTTACCACAGTTAGAAAAAGTCACATTCCAAGAAGATTTGGGTTCTCTACGCGCCAAAGTCGATAGAATTGGCAAGATTGCTGCACAAATTACGACTCAACTACAATTAGAGGAAAATCAACGTCAGAAAATCCAAAGAGCCGCTTTGCTATGTAAAGCTGATTTGGTTAGCCAAATGGTTTATGAATTTCCAGAATTGCAAGGCATAATGGGACAAAAATATGCTTTAGCTAATGGAGAAAATACAGAAGTTGCTACAGCAATTTTTGAGCATTACTTGCCACGAGGAGCCGATGATATTTTACCTGAAACCCTCACAGGTCAAGTTGTGGGTTTGGCAGATAGGTTAGATACATTAGTAAGCATCTTTGGATTAGGATTAATCCCCACAGGTTCATCTGATCCCTTTGCTTTGCGGCGGGCAGCAAATGCTGTAATCAATATTACATGGTCAGCGAATCTGCCTATAAATATAGAAAATTTACTGGAGCAAATAGCCACAGATTTTGCAGCAGACCATAATAAAAATCAAGCCGAATTAATTGCAGCGTTACAAGAATTTTTCTTACAACGCATCCGCACCCTGCTGCAAGAAGAAAAGCAGATAGATTACGATTTAGTAAATGCCGTTTTGGGAGAAAATGACCCAGAATATACAGAACGAGCATTAAAGGATTTATTAGATGTACGCGATCGCGCCTTATATCTGCAACAAATTCGCAACGACAGCACCTTAGATAACATTTACGAAACCGTTAACCGTTCCACACGCTTAGCCGCACAAGGTGATTTGGATACCAAACAGCTAGAACCAGCAGATGTAGTCCGTCAAGAACTATTCCAAAAGGCTTCTGAGGGGGCTTTATATCATGCTTTAGTGGATTTAGTACCACAAACACAAGCTTCACTTGAAACACGCAATTATCAACTGTTAGTGGCAGCACTAGCAAAAATTGCTCCGACTGTAAGTAACTTTTTTGATGGCGCAGATAGTGTTTTAGTGATGGACTCCGATCCAGACATCAAGCATAATCGATTAAATTTGTTAGGATTAGTTCGCAATCATGCCCGGATACTGGCTGATTTCGGTGCGATCGTCAAAAATCTGTAG
- a CDS encoding PAS domain S-box protein: MITVQRSHLQRYSISCLSVLLALLLGLLLQTVFKIDVSSPLFLAAVVFSSWYGGVVSGLIATILLILARYYLFIPPFDLLTLNSGADALELIVFSPVALFISSLSVELQTTKQKYEANLLELQVNSHQCWETANEGVWIFDSWGKTQSVNQPLSQMLGYSIQEMVNRPIFEFMEHQAQIEIEQWLEQQKHKHQDIKQQFDLLLRCQDKSDLWVMISINPILNKHNEFSGAIATLTDITARKQTEAALQESEERYRSLVVATSQIVWTTEPDGHTGASLDWRAYTGQSWEETRDGGWLEPVHPEDRERTVQIWTQAIETKSLYDTEYRLRGADGCYRYFSVRGVPILTEEGRIRQWVGVCTDINDRKQQEKALQDSEKRFRRLVEANIFGVTFGDFSGKIHYANEAFLKMVGYKQEDLLAGQIDWNRMTPEEFLHLDAQALEELNKSGVCTPFEKEYIRKDGSRVPILIGGALLQEPYDQQQEGVAFFLDLTKRKQVEAALLQKQEWLDLSQRAAKIGSFEWNIQTNVNTWSKELEAIYGLEPGEFGGTYEEWKRWVHPDDLAKAEADILASLRTGEFFTDFRVIWQDGNIHWLHARARVFFDDEGKPLRMVGVNVDISERKQVEVALQNSEARLRRIVESNIIGFFFGDLEGNITQANHAFLQMVGYTQQDLLAGEIDWHKMTPPEHIQRTQQAAEELRRYGVCTPFEKEFYCKDGSRVFVLITSAMFEDAPELGFSCVIDITDRKQTEAALHQSELMFRTLADTMPQMFWITQPHGYHEYYNRRWYDYTATTIEQTQGEGWHNILHPEDLERTIAVWHNSLSTGKPYDIEYRLRRASDGEYRWHLGRAFPFKNQDGQIVKWFGSCTDIHDQKLAVEERAEAWERERTARIELEKANRLKDDFLAIVSHELRSPLNPILGWTKLLLSRKMDAAKTTQALQVIERNAKLQARLIEDLLDVSRILRGKLSLNVSQVSLVAVVEAALETVRLLAEAKSIQLITQFASEIGKVEGDFNRLQQVIGNLLTNSVKFTPVGGRIKICCEKIGSQAKVQITDTGKGINLDFLPYVFDRFRQADDTTTRKSGGLGLGLAIVQHIVELHGGSVEATSPGEGLGATFTVIIPLIEVASQTSQDDRLVESSPNLTGLQIVVVDDDVDTLNLLAFILEQYGAQVKAVDSADQALEAIAHSKPDFLLSDIAMPTTDGYMLIRQIRALDALAGKMLPAIALTAFAAETDHQKIIAAGFNRHLTKPVDPAELAAAIADLTKGNSHNYNRIQVDAPRLRSATTERSRGETEAMP; this comes from the coding sequence ATGATCACAGTCCAGCGCTCTCATTTACAGCGCTACAGTATTTCTTGTTTATCTGTTCTATTGGCGCTACTACTGGGCTTGCTGCTGCAAACAGTATTTAAAATAGACGTTTCATCGCCACTCTTCCTTGCTGCTGTCGTCTTCAGTAGCTGGTATGGGGGAGTGGTTTCAGGGTTAATCGCTACAATATTGTTAATTTTAGCACGATACTACTTATTCATACCGCCTTTCGACTTGCTAACTTTAAACAGTGGGGCTGACGCGTTAGAGCTAATTGTATTCAGTCCGGTAGCACTATTTATTAGTTCATTAAGTGTAGAACTACAGACTACAAAGCAAAAATATGAAGCGAATTTACTAGAACTACAAGTAAATTCTCATCAATGTTGGGAAACAGCCAATGAAGGCGTCTGGATATTTGACAGTTGGGGAAAGACACAATCTGTCAACCAGCCATTAAGCCAAATGCTTGGCTACAGTATTCAAGAGATGGTAAATCGCCCAATTTTTGAATTCATGGAGCATCAGGCTCAAATAGAAATAGAGCAATGGCTAGAGCAACAAAAGCACAAGCATCAAGATATTAAGCAGCAATTTGACTTGCTTCTACGCTGCCAAGACAAATCGGATCTGTGGGTGATGATCTCCATTAATCCAATCCTGAATAAACACAACGAATTCTCAGGTGCGATCGCTACCCTAACAGATATTACTGCCCGAAAGCAGACCGAAGCAGCTCTCCAAGAAAGTGAGGAGCGATATCGCTCTCTAGTCGTCGCAACTTCCCAGATAGTTTGGACGACTGAACCTGATGGACACACAGGTGCTAGCCTAGATTGGAGAGCATACACAGGACAAAGCTGGGAAGAAACCAGAGATGGGGGTTGGTTGGAACCAGTCCACCCAGAAGACCGTGAACGAACTGTGCAAATTTGGACTCAAGCAATTGAGACTAAAAGTCTCTACGATACAGAGTATCGATTACGCGGTGCAGATGGATGCTATCGTTATTTTTCTGTCCGTGGCGTCCCCATTTTGACAGAAGAAGGCAGAATTCGCCAGTGGGTTGGCGTTTGTACTGATATAAATGACCGCAAACAGCAGGAAAAAGCCTTGCAAGATAGCGAAAAGCGCTTCCGTCGTTTGGTCGAGGCAAATATTTTTGGTGTGACTTTCGGTGACTTCAGTGGCAAAATTCACTATGCCAATGAAGCGTTCTTGAAAATGGTGGGATATAAGCAGGAGGATCTGCTTGCAGGGCAAATTGATTGGAATCGCATGACTCCAGAAGAGTTTCTACATTTGGATGCCCAAGCACTAGAAGAACTTAATAAATCTGGTGTCTGCACTCCTTTTGAGAAAGAATACATCCGCAAAGATGGTAGTCGTGTTCCCATACTCATCGGTGGTGCTTTGTTGCAGGAACCTTACGACCAGCAACAAGAGGGTGTTGCGTTCTTTTTAGATTTGACAAAGCGTAAGCAGGTAGAAGCAGCGTTGCTTCAAAAGCAAGAATGGCTAGATTTATCCCAAAGAGCAGCTAAAATTGGTAGCTTTGAGTGGAATATCCAAACAAATGTCAATACTTGGTCAAAGGAGTTAGAAGCAATTTACGGTCTGGAGCCAGGTGAATTTGGTGGTACTTACGAAGAGTGGAAAAGATGGGTTCATCCAGATGATTTAGCCAAGGCAGAAGCAGATATACTCGCTTCACTGAGAACAGGCGAATTTTTCACCGATTTTCGCGTAATTTGGCAAGATGGTAATATCCACTGGCTTCATGCTAGAGCCAGAGTCTTCTTTGATGACGAAGGCAAACCCTTACGGATGGTGGGAGTTAATGTTGATATCAGTGAACGCAAACAAGTAGAAGTAGCTTTACAAAATAGTGAAGCCCGCTTGCGGCGTATTGTTGAGTCCAATATTATTGGCTTCTTTTTTGGGGATCTTGAAGGTAACATTACACAAGCCAATCATGCCTTTCTGCAAATGGTCGGCTATACCCAGCAGGATTTACTGGCTGGTGAAATTGATTGGCATAAGATGACTCCACCAGAGCATATTCAACGAACTCAGCAAGCAGCTGAAGAACTAAGAAGATATGGAGTTTGCACACCATTCGAGAAGGAATTCTATTGCAAAGATGGTAGCCGTGTGTTTGTGCTGATTACGTCTGCCATGTTCGAGGACGCGCCAGAATTAGGGTTTTCCTGTGTAATTGACATCACTGACCGCAAGCAGACAGAGGCGGCACTTCATCAAAGTGAATTAATGTTTCGCACCCTAGCGGACACAATGCCACAAATGTTCTGGATTACACAACCGCATGGCTATCATGAATATTACAATCGCCGTTGGTATGACTATACAGCAACAACTATAGAACAAACACAAGGCGAAGGATGGCACAACATCTTACATCCTGAAGATTTAGAACGCACGATCGCAGTCTGGCACAATTCTTTAAGTACCGGAAAACCCTATGATATTGAATACCGTCTGCGTCGTGCTAGTGATGGAGAATACCGTTGGCATTTAGGACGAGCGTTTCCATTCAAAAATCAAGACGGTCAAATTGTCAAGTGGTTTGGTTCTTGCACTGATATTCATGATCAGAAGTTGGCAGTCGAAGAACGTGCCGAGGCTTGGGAACGGGAACGCACAGCCCGCATAGAACTTGAAAAAGCCAATCGGTTGAAGGATGATTTCCTAGCAATTGTCTCCCACGAACTGCGTTCACCGCTGAATCCTATTCTGGGCTGGACAAAACTCCTGCTGAGTCGGAAAATGGATGCGGCCAAAACAACACAGGCACTACAAGTTATCGAGCGCAATGCCAAATTGCAAGCCCGGTTAATTGAAGATTTGTTAGATGTTTCGCGCATTCTGCGAGGCAAGTTGAGTCTAAATGTTTCTCAAGTTAGCTTGGTTGCTGTTGTTGAAGCAGCACTAGAAACTGTGCGCTTACTGGCTGAAGCAAAATCGATTCAACTTATAACGCAGTTCGCGTCTGAAATCGGCAAAGTGGAGGGCGATTTTAATCGCTTACAGCAAGTGATTGGGAATTTACTCACAAATTCCGTTAAGTTCACACCAGTAGGCGGTCGAATAAAAATTTGCTGTGAAAAGATTGGTTCCCAAGCCAAAGTTCAGATCACAGATACAGGTAAAGGAATCAATCTTGACTTTCTGCCCTACGTGTTTGATCGCTTCCGGCAAGCCGATGATACAACAACCAGAAAATCTGGCGGACTAGGGTTAGGGCTAGCAATTGTTCAGCATATTGTAGAACTCCACGGTGGTTCTGTTGAAGCCACAAGTCCAGGTGAAGGGTTAGGTGCAACCTTTACAGTAATAATACCTCTGATAGAAGTTGCTTCTCAAACCAGCCAGGACGATCGCTTAGTTGAGAGTTCTCCAAATCTGACGGGCTTGCAAATCGTGGTTGTAGATGATGATGTTGATACCCTAAACTTATTAGCATTCATCCTTGAGCAATATGGCGCTCAAGTTAAAGCAGTTGACTCAGCTGATCAAGCATTGGAAGCGATCGCTCACAGCAAACCAGATTTTCTGTTAAGCGATATAGCTATGCCAACAACAGATGGTTATATGCTCATCCGTCAAATTAGAGCATTAGATGCATTAGCAGGAAAGATGTTACCTGCGATCGCTCTAACTGCCTTTGCCGCAGAGACTGATCATCAGAAGATCATAGCAGCAGGTTTCAATAGACACCTCACTAAGCCCGTAGATCCAGCCGAATTAGCAGCAGCGATCGCTGACCTTACTAAAGGAAACAGTCATAATTACAACAGAATTCAGGTGGACGCACCTCGACTGCGCTCGGCGACCACCGAGCGTAGCCGAGGTGAGACAGAAGCGATGCCTTGA
- a CDS encoding group 1 truncated hemoglobin, which translates to METLFEKLGGADAIDLAVDKFYERVLQDERIKHYFADVDMVKQREHQKAFLTYAFGGTDKYDGRYMRQAHKDLVEKQGLNSEHFDAVAEDLMETLKEMGVSQELLAEVAAVAAAPQHRKDVLNQ; encoded by the coding sequence ATGGAGACTTTATTTGAAAAACTGGGTGGTGCAGATGCTATTGATTTAGCAGTTGACAAATTCTACGAGCGAGTCTTGCAGGATGAGCGCATCAAGCACTATTTTGCCGATGTGGACATGGTGAAGCAACGAGAACACCAGAAAGCTTTTCTGACTTATGCCTTTGGCGGAACTGATAAATATGACGGTCGCTATATGCGCCAAGCTCACAAAGATTTGGTGGAAAAGCAAGGCTTAAACAGCGAACACTTTGATGCGGTCGCAGAGGATTTGATGGAAACTTTGAAGGAGATGGGGGTTTCTCAGGAGCTACTGGCAGAAGTCGCTGCGGTAGCTGCTGCACCACAACACAGGAAAGATGTCTTAAACCAGTAA
- the murD gene encoding UDP-N-acetylmuramoyl-L-alanine--D-glutamate ligase, which yields MSKAHVIGLGKSGVAAARLLRQEGWEVELSDSASAESIASRNTSATLLQQQQELAAEQITVKLGYSLDLNGANLPQLIVVSPGVPWDVPVLVKARELGIETIGEMELAWRHLQSLPWVGITGTNGKTTTTALIAAIFQAAGLNAPACGNIGYAACEVALSLKRGGEGESGGEGEITFLSSSSPSSLDWVIAEISSYQIESSTSIAPRIGVWTTFTPDHLSRHKTLENYYNIKAKLLRQSELQVFNGDDTHLSKVELSNWADAYWTSVKGKDFLIGEKGFYIQDGWVIEKLNATSAPTPIVEVSALRMVGEHNQQNLLMAVAAARLAKIEPNAIVRAIAEFPGVAHRLEHICTWESIDFINDSKATNYDAAEVGLASVKSPAILIAGGEPKAGNDTAWLDKIKTKAAAVLLIGNAASTFAQRLQEVGYSNYQIVETMEKAVPKAAELAKQYQASVVLLSPACASFDQYANFEVRGDHFRQLCLAWAESWQPTKAELPNSQNAAKESIVGSR from the coding sequence ATGTCCAAAGCTCATGTGATTGGATTGGGAAAGTCCGGTGTTGCTGCGGCGAGATTGTTGAGACAGGAAGGCTGGGAGGTGGAGCTAAGTGATTCCGCTAGTGCGGAGAGCATTGCTTCACGCAACACCTCCGCAACCCTCCTTCAGCAACAACAAGAACTCGCTGCCGAGCAAATAACAGTTAAACTCGGTTATTCCCTAGATTTAAATGGTGCTAATTTACCCCAATTAATAGTCGTTAGTCCTGGCGTACCTTGGGATGTGCCTGTATTAGTTAAGGCGCGAGAACTCGGTATTGAAACCATTGGAGAAATGGAACTCGCTTGGCGACATTTGCAATCTCTCCCTTGGGTAGGAATTACCGGCACTAACGGCAAAACCACTACAACTGCTTTAATAGCCGCAATTTTTCAAGCAGCAGGATTAAATGCACCCGCCTGCGGTAATATTGGCTACGCCGCTTGTGAAGTTGCCCTGTCTCTTAAGAGAGGGGGGGAGGGGGAGAGTGGGGGAGAGGGAGAAATTACTTTCTTATCCTCCTCATCCCCCTCATCACTTGATTGGGTGATTGCCGAAATTAGCAGCTATCAGATTGAGTCTTCTACTTCTATTGCTCCTCGTATTGGTGTTTGGACTACTTTTACACCGGATCATCTTAGTCGGCATAAGACTTTAGAGAACTACTATAATATCAAAGCCAAACTGTTGCGTCAGTCTGAGTTACAAGTGTTCAATGGCGATGATACTCACTTGAGTAAGGTAGAACTTAGTAATTGGGCTGATGCTTATTGGACAAGTGTGAAAGGAAAAGATTTCCTGATTGGTGAAAAAGGCTTTTACATCCAAGATGGCTGGGTTATAGAAAAGCTAAATGCAACCTCTGCACCGACACCTATTGTGGAAGTGTCTGCCTTGCGGATGGTGGGAGAACATAACCAGCAAAATCTCCTCATGGCAGTAGCAGCAGCGCGGTTGGCAAAAATTGAGCCTAATGCTATTGTACGTGCGATCGCCGAATTTCCTGGAGTTGCCCATCGTTTGGAACATATCTGCACTTGGGAAAGCATTGATTTCATTAACGACAGCAAAGCAACTAACTACGATGCTGCTGAAGTTGGTTTAGCATCAGTTAAAAGTCCAGCAATTTTAATTGCTGGTGGAGAACCTAAAGCAGGCAATGATACAGCTTGGCTTGACAAAATTAAAACTAAAGCTGCGGCTGTATTATTAATAGGTAATGCAGCATCCACATTTGCCCAACGCCTCCAAGAGGTAGGGTATTCTAATTACCAAATTGTGGAAACAATGGAAAAAGCAGTACCCAAAGCAGCAGAATTAGCTAAACAGTATCAAGCATCTGTTGTACTGCTATCTCCTGCTTGCGCGAGTTTCGATCAGTATGCAAATTTTGAGGTGCGGGGCGACCATTTCCGTCAATTGTGCCTTGCTTGGGCAGAAAGCTGGCAGCCCACTAAAGCGGAACTTCCCAACTCTCAAAACGCTGCTAAAGAGTCGATAGTTGGAAGTCGATAG
- a CDS encoding glycosyltransferase family 4 protein: MHILIYSYNYHPEPIGIAPLMTELAEGLVERGHEVRVVTGMPNYPEREIYDGYRGKWYVTEQNNGVTIQRSYLRIKSKPNLLDRLLLELSFVFTSLPQAFKGRRPDVILLTVPPLLVTIPATILGWLYNCPVVLNVQDILPDAAVRVGLLKNKLMIRTLAALEKFAYRAAHTISVITNGFSENLVNKGVPVNKIVCIPNWVNVNFIRPLPKENNPWRYNHQLDGKFVVLYSGNIALTQGLETVIEAAVRLRHIKEIVFVIVGESRALQRLQEYCLLNGADNVLLLPLQSREKLPQMLAAADVGLIVQKCNVISFNMPSKIPLLLASGRPIVGSVPATGTAAKAIQLSGGGIVVEPESPSALADAVQDLYTNPALGAKLGKKGRHFAVENYSLEQALDRYEGLFSHVVANRSSTLDILPQLDTQQSVVDI, translated from the coding sequence ATGCACATTCTGATTTATTCCTACAATTATCATCCAGAGCCAATTGGAATTGCTCCCTTGATGACTGAACTGGCAGAAGGACTAGTAGAGCGTGGTCATGAAGTGCGTGTAGTTACAGGAATGCCTAACTATCCAGAGCGCGAGATTTACGATGGGTATCGAGGTAAGTGGTATGTTACTGAACAAAATAATGGCGTTACTATCCAGCGAAGTTACTTAAGGATTAAGTCTAAACCCAACCTGTTAGATCGGTTGCTATTGGAGTTAAGTTTTGTTTTTACAAGCTTGCCGCAAGCATTCAAAGGCAGACGTCCTGATGTGATTCTTTTAACAGTCCCGCCTCTATTAGTAACGATACCTGCAACAATACTTGGTTGGTTATACAACTGCCCAGTTGTGCTGAATGTGCAAGATATCCTACCAGATGCTGCTGTGCGCGTCGGTCTACTAAAAAATAAGTTAATGATCCGAACTCTTGCAGCCTTAGAGAAATTTGCATATCGGGCCGCACACACCATTAGCGTTATTACTAATGGATTTAGTGAGAATTTAGTGAATAAGGGAGTACCTGTTAATAAGATTGTTTGTATTCCCAATTGGGTAAATGTAAATTTTATCCGCCCTTTACCAAAAGAGAACAACCCGTGGAGATATAACCATCAATTAGATGGGAAATTTGTGGTATTGTATTCGGGTAATATTGCGCTGACTCAAGGGTTAGAGACAGTAATTGAGGCAGCAGTTCGCTTGCGTCACATCAAAGAAATTGTTTTTGTTATCGTCGGCGAATCGAGAGCATTGCAAAGGTTGCAGGAATATTGCCTATTAAATGGAGCAGATAATGTTTTGCTGCTACCGTTACAGTCACGAGAAAAACTCCCCCAAATGTTAGCAGCAGCTGATGTGGGGCTAATTGTCCAAAAATGCAATGTGATTTCGTTCAATATGCCTTCAAAAATACCACTGCTGCTAGCAAGTGGTCGCCCGATTGTCGGTTCGGTTCCTGCTACTGGCACTGCTGCTAAAGCAATCCAACTTAGCGGTGGTGGGATAGTTGTTGAGCCAGAATCACCTAGTGCTTTGGCAGATGCAGTCCAGGATTTATATACTAATCCGGCTCTGGGAGCGAAGTTAGGTAAAAAAGGCAGACACTTTGCTGTAGAAAATTATTCTTTGGAGCAAGCACTTGATCGGTATGAAGGGCTATTTTCTCATGTTGTTGCTAACCGATCATCAACTCTAGATATTTTGCCACAATTGGATACCCAGCAATCAGTTGTAGATATTTGA
- the ltrA gene encoding group II intron reverse transcriptase/maturase codes for MYTSKTSFKTTVEWNAIPWRKLERKVFKLQKRIYKASQRGDVKAVRQLQKTLLHSWSAKCLAVRRVTQDNRGKKTAGVDGLKNLSPKARLILVHSLKLGEKAAPTRRVWIPKPGSKGEKRPLSIPTLYDRALQSLVKLALEPEWEARFEPNSFGFRPGRNAHDAIKAIFNTIKFKPKYVLDADIAKCFDKINHNVLLSKLNTFPTICRQIRAWLKAGVIDFSEYALREKSDNITSMGVPQGCTISPLLANIALHRMENRIKQVALTLPGRKTGNCKAISLIRFADDFVILHKDLAVIQRCQQIMAEWLNELGLELKPSKTHISHTQNMYEGNVGFDFLGFTVRQFPVGKYHSGKSSNGKLLGYKTLITPSKTKLRTHTQKIGKLIDGHKSVPQSDLIAHLNPVIRGWTNYYSGVVSKRIFNQADTTLFSQLKAWAEHRHPNKSSRWSCQKYWQTVGSDNWVFKPHNQKIRLLKHRETPIVRHIQVQGIRSPFDGDWVYWSSRMGKHPEAPTRVATLLKIQKGKCTHCGLFFHHEDLMEIDHKIPRSQGGKDSYDNLQLLHGHCHDAKTAADKVAVTVPEIDEDYLNCNPF; via the coding sequence ATGTACACATCTAAAACGAGTTTCAAGACTACGGTGGAATGGAATGCTATCCCCTGGCGAAAGCTGGAAAGGAAAGTATTCAAGTTGCAAAAGCGTATCTACAAAGCCTCTCAGCGTGGTGATGTCAAAGCAGTTCGTCAACTTCAAAAAACGTTGTTGCACTCCTGGTCAGCAAAGTGTTTGGCGGTTCGTAGGGTAACACAAGACAACCGAGGTAAGAAGACGGCAGGAGTGGACGGGTTGAAAAACTTGTCCCCAAAAGCACGTCTTATCTTAGTACATTCCCTGAAGCTAGGTGAAAAAGCCGCTCCCACTCGAAGGGTGTGGATACCAAAACCCGGCTCAAAGGGAGAAAAAAGACCCCTTTCTATACCCACTCTGTACGACCGCGCCTTGCAATCGCTAGTAAAACTAGCCCTAGAACCTGAATGGGAAGCTCGCTTCGAGCCAAACTCATTCGGTTTTCGACCAGGAAGAAACGCCCATGATGCGATTAAGGCAATATTCAACACTATTAAGTTTAAACCTAAATATGTGTTGGATGCCGATATTGCGAAATGTTTTGACAAAATTAATCACAATGTTCTGCTGTCAAAATTAAATACATTCCCTACCATTTGCCGACAAATTCGTGCATGGTTGAAAGCGGGAGTGATTGATTTCTCTGAATATGCTTTAAGAGAGAAATCTGACAACATAACATCAATGGGTGTTCCACAAGGGTGTACGATTTCGCCATTATTAGCGAATATAGCCCTTCACCGCATGGAAAATCGAATTAAACAAGTTGCTCTTACTTTACCTGGACGTAAAACAGGGAATTGTAAAGCAATAAGCTTAATCCGGTTTGCAGATGATTTTGTGATTCTGCATAAAGACCTTGCCGTTATCCAAAGATGTCAGCAGATTATGGCAGAGTGGTTAAACGAATTGGGGCTAGAATTAAAACCAAGTAAAACCCATATTTCTCATACACAAAATATGTATGAAGGTAACGTTGGTTTCGACTTTTTGGGTTTCACTGTTCGACAATTCCCGGTAGGAAAATATCATAGTGGTAAAAGCTCAAACGGAAAATTACTTGGTTACAAAACTCTTATTACTCCAAGCAAAACAAAGCTGAGGACACACACGCAGAAGATAGGTAAATTGATTGATGGGCATAAATCAGTACCACAATCTGATTTAATCGCTCATCTGAATCCCGTCATCCGTGGATGGACAAACTACTACTCAGGTGTCGTCAGTAAACGCATATTTAATCAGGCTGATACAACTTTATTCAGCCAGCTAAAAGCATGGGCAGAACATCGTCACCCTAATAAATCTTCCCGATGGAGTTGCCAAAAGTATTGGCAAACTGTAGGGTCTGATAATTGGGTATTTAAACCCCATAACCAGAAGATTCGCTTACTCAAGCACCGTGAAACTCCTATTGTGAGACACATACAAGTGCAAGGAATCCGTAGCCCATTTGATGGTGACTGGGTGTACTGGAGTTCCAGAATGGGTAAACATCCTGAAGCGCCAACAAGGGTGGCAACACTTTTGAAGATACAAAAAGGAAAGTGTACTCATTGTGGACTGTTTTTTCACCATGAAGACTTGATGGAAATCGACCATAAAATCCCCCGCTCCCAAGGCGGTAAGGATAGTTATGATAACCTTCAATTACTTCATGGACATTGCCATGATGCTAAAACGGCAGCCGATAAAGTTGCTGTTACAGTTCCAGAAATAGATGAGGATTATCTCAACTGTAATCCCTTTTAA